One genomic window of Panicum hallii strain FIL2 chromosome 6, PHallii_v3.1, whole genome shotgun sequence includes the following:
- the LOC112898464 gene encoding probable pectate lyase 4, whose protein sequence is MRQNRGPGVIAYMVTDPGDDPVRPRPGTLRYGATVLAGKVWITFQRGMHIRLAQPLFVKSFTAIDGRGADVHIAGGAGIMLYQVNNVIIQGLHIHDCRSQSAGQVVVPGGAVQLAGGMDGDAIRLVSSTKVWIDHNTLSRCEDGLLDVTVGSTDVTVSNNWFFNHDKVMLLGHDDGHAADRRMRVTVAFNRFGPNVNQRMPRIRHGYAHVVNNLYDGWGHYAIGGSMGPSVKSQGNMFVASGPDNKKVTRRMPAGGKDWDWASIGDSFQNGAFFKQTGSRVRPNYNKHQAFVAASANEVRLLTKDAGALSCSAGSAC, encoded by the exons ATGCGGCAGAACCGAGGCCCCGGGGTGATCGCGTACATGGTCACCGACCCCGGCGACGACCCGGTGCGCCCACGTCCGGGCACCCTGCGCTACGGCGCGACGGTGCTGGCCGGGAAGGTCTGGATCACCTTCCAGAGGGGCATGCATATCAGGCTGGCGCAGCCGCTCTTCGTCAAGAGCTTTACGGCCATCGACGGGCGCGGGGCCGACGTGCACATCGCGGGCGGCGCAGGCATCATGCTCTACCAGGTGAACAACGTGATCATCCAGGGGCTGCACATCCACGACTGCCGGTCGCAGTCCGCGGGGCAGGTGGTCGTCCCCGGCGGCGCGGTGCAGCTCGCTGGTGGCATGGACGGCGACGCCATCCGGTTGGTGTCCAGCACCAAGGTCTGGATCGACCACAACACCCTGTCCCGGTGCGAGGACGGGCTCCTGGACGTCACGGTAGGCTCCACGGACGTGACCGTCTCCAACAACTGGTTCTTTAACCACGACAAGGTCATGCTGCTCGGCCACGACGACGGCCACGCCGCCGACCGCCGGATGCGGGTCACCGTCGCGTTCAACCGCTTCGGCCCCAACGTCAACCAGCGCATGCCAAG GATTAGGCACGGCTACGCTCACGTAGTCAACAACTTGTACGATGGATGGGGACACTATGCCATTGGAGGAAGCATGGGTCCCAGCGTCAAGAGCCAAGGCAACATGTTCGTAGCCTCGGGGCCAGACAACAAGAAG GTGACGCGAAGGATGCCGGCCGGGGGAAAGGATTGGGATTGGGCCTCCATCGGCGACTCCTTCCAGAATGGTGCCTTCTTCAAGCAAACGGGCAGCAGGGTGCGGCCGAACTACAACAAGCACCAGGCCTTCGTGGCGGCCAGCGCCAACGAAGTAAGGTTGCTGACCAAGGACGCCGGCGCTCTCAGCTGCAGTGCTGGGTCCGCGTGCTGA